A segment of the Streptomyces sp. Tu 2975 genome:
GGGTGAAGGAACGATCCAGCTTCAGAACGCTCACCGGCAGCCGGCGCAGGTTGGCAAGGTTGGAGTACCCGGTACCGAAGTCGTCGAGCGCGATGTCGACGCCCATCTCCGCCAACTGCCGCAGCGGCTTGAGCCGGTCCTCGTCGGCGCCGATCAGGGCCGACTCGGTGACCTCCAGACAGAGTGCGCCCGGCTCCAGACCTGAGCGCTCGAGCACGTCGACGGTGTCCGCCACCAGCCCGGGATGCTGGAGCTGGGCGGGCGAGAGGTTGACGTTGATCCGCAGCGGGCCGCCGTCGGTGTGCCGCTTGCTCCAGAACCTGGCCTGGCGTGCGGCCTCCTGGAGCACCCAGCGGCCGAGCGGCACGATCAGTCCCGTGCGTTCCGCGAGCGGTATGAACCGGTCGGGACCGAGCACCCCGTGCTGCGGATGGCACCAGCGCACCAGCGCCTCGGCACCGTGCACGCTGCCGTCCCCGAGGTGCACCAAGGGCTGGTACTCGATGAAGAACTCACCGCGTTCCAGGGCGGCGGGCAATGCGTTGGTCAGCCCGTGCCGGGTGATCGCGCGGGCGTCCGCCTCCGGGTCCGCGATCTCGAAGCGGTTGCCGCCCGCGGACTTGGCGCGGTACATGGTGATGTCGGCGCTGCGCAGCACCTCCGCGCTGGTGCGCTCCCCGGCCGGGCCCTCCACGATGCCGATGCTGCCGCGGACAGTGAACTCGCGCCCGTCGACACGGATCGGAGTGGCCAGGGCGCCCAGGATGCGGGTGGCCAGCTCGTCCACGGCGTTCTGGGTGTCGGGCCCGGTCGTCAGCGCGACGAACTCGTCGCCGCCGAGCCGCGCGACCATCTCGCCCGGCGCGGTGGCGCAGCTCTGCAGCCGGTCGGCGACCTCCACCAGCAGCCGGTCGCCGGTGGCGTGGCCGAGGCTGTCGTTGATGGTCTTGAAGCCGTCGAGATCGAGGTAGCACAGCCCGAAGCGGGTGCCGGCCGCCGCGCCGACGGCCTTCTCGAGACGCTCGAAGAACAGGGTCCGGTTGGGCAGACCGGTCAGGGCGTCATGGGTGGCCTCGTACCGCAGTCGCAGATTGAGCAGCCGGCGCTCCGTGGTGTCCTCGAACAGCGCCAGCTGGTACTGCGGCTCCCCGTCGGCGTCGCGCAGCAGGGAGACGGTCAGATTGGTCCACAGGACGGTGCCGTCGTTGCGGTAGAACGGCTTCTCGACCCGGTAGTGCTCGCGTTCCCCGGTCACCAGCTCGTGGTACAGCTGCCAGACCTGCGGCCGGTCCTCCGGGTGCGCCCAGTCGGTGACCTTGCGCCCGCGGACGTGGTTCTCCAGACCGCCGAACATCTGGGTCAGCGTGTCGTTGACCTCGAGCACGTTGCCCTCGAGGTCGGCGATCCCGATGCCGATCGCGGCGCCCTCGAAGACCGCGCGGAAGCGCGCCTCGGTGGCGTGCATGGCCTGCAGCGCCTCGCTGCGCGCCAGCAGCGACGAGCGCGCGATGGACTCCTGCTCGGCCAGCGTCCGTTCCCGCAGCGCCTGGGCGAAGCCGGTGGCGAGGGCGTGCTGGAGGCGGGCGCAGCGGGCGCGGTTCTCCTCCGCGGTCTGCTCGGGGTCGCCGCAGTAGAGCACCAGGTAGGCGTCGACGACGCCGAGGGTGCGGCCGAGGGCGTCCGGGTCGGTGCAGTGTGCGCCGACCAGTGCGGCCCCCACCTGCTGCGCGGGCTGTGCGGTGAAGGGGCGGGCATGGAGCGCGCTGTTCAACTCCCGTGCGAGTGGCAGCAGGTGCTGCTCGAACTCGGGCCGGGTGAGCGACGTTGCCGTAGCGGGGAAGATGGCACGGCTCCAGATGGTCGCGAACCGCCTGAGCCGGTCCTCCAGCACGTCCGTGTCCCCCTCGGACCCGG
Coding sequences within it:
- a CDS encoding EAL domain-containing protein, giving the protein MRQTSRAAGSEGDTDVLEDRLRRFATIWSRAIFPATATSLTRPEFEQHLLPLARELNSALHARPFTAQPAQQVGAALVGAHCTDPDALGRTLGVVDAYLVLYCGDPEQTAEENRARCARLQHALATGFAQALRERTLAEQESIARSSLLARSEALQAMHATEARFRAVFEGAAIGIGIADLEGNVLEVNDTLTQMFGGLENHVRGRKVTDWAHPEDRPQVWQLYHELVTGEREHYRVEKPFYRNDGTVLWTNLTVSLLRDADGEPQYQLALFEDTTERRLLNLRLRYEATHDALTGLPNRTLFFERLEKAVGAAAGTRFGLCYLDLDGFKTINDSLGHATGDRLLVEVADRLQSCATAPGEMVARLGGDEFVALTTGPDTQNAVDELATRILGALATPIRVDGREFTVRGSIGIVEGPAGERTSAEVLRSADITMYRAKSAGGNRFEIADPEADARAITRHGLTNALPAALERGEFFIEYQPLVHLGDGSVHGAEALVRWCHPQHGVLGPDRFIPLAERTGLIVPLGRWVLQEAARQARFWSKRHTDGGPLRINVNLSPAQLQHPGLVADTVDVLERSGLEPGALCLEVTESALIGADEDRLKPLRQLAEMGVDIALDDFGTGYSNLANLRRLPVSVLKLDRSFTQGMQRHPADPVDLKIVEGIVSLAHSLELAVTVEGVETGAQAEQLRELGCDTAQGWYYARPGAPDRIHTLVMADAV